tttatctttgcaggactaatttgactattaacCTATTCATAATCTATTTGTAAATGTAATAATGTGTAATAATAATGAATGAGTTTCAAAAAACAAAGTTTAAAAAGATTCTAATGGAGAACTAACTTGCCTCACCAAGCATTACCCTACATACTACAAAGCAAACCTCCGTTTCAATCACAATATAtaaacaacagtttacaatgTTCTTTCCCTAATGCTATAGCAGCATCATCTTACTTTTCTAATTCTGCAGCATTCTGCTTCAACATTGCTATGAAGTTCTCCCTTTCCTCTGGAGTCAATCCCTCTGCTGAGCAATCACCAACTCCCCATTCCGCGCCGCGTATGCAGTACTTGTTTTCTATTTCTCGACGATTCCTGATGATTAAATAAAGTACTAAAATTACCTACAGACCATTATGTTAAGGATAAAACATTTtcaaaccattaacaaaaatgTCTTCAAATTATTATGTCCCTAACAAGATAACCTAGGTTTGGGAAAGATTTGTGGAATGAATAAAATCTTTTTGTGAAACAGGCAAAATTTTGGACTCTTGTGTATAATTTCATAAGCTGCATACATTTTTTACAGATATTCTTTATAGGAGTAATATTAGGGAGtcaactttttttattaaacacactacttaattttctaaaaatgattttgtttattttaaattttaaactctaaATCATAAACTCTTAACTTTAATTCAtaaattataaatcttaaattttaaattctaaaaagattaaaaattttataactaaaaaaaagttGGTTAatattgattaattaaaaattagttcCCTATCTCTCTATTTTTGTATGTTACCTTTGTTACATATGAGATTTTGACTATGCAAATTGCAAACAATACACAGGTATTAAAGCATTACTTCTCTTTGTTCAACTTGGATTGCTCAAGCAATTTCTTCAACAAAGGAGATGATTTAAATCTTGCATCATTTTCAGCATATTTCTTCTGGTTTTCCTCTGCAAATTTTGATGAGGTCAATAATGTCAATTAATTTCCATCATGGTTCACAAAATCCTAGCTTGATCATAACTCATAAACCATATTAAATGTTGCAAAAACAATTACCAAATTGCTTAAAAATAAAGAGTAATCAAACCATTTAGGCGAGTGAGAAAATCAATCTGAGGAAGCTGCGGACCAGGAACAGATTCTATTCCGGTCATTCCTGACATGAACCCAGCGTGTGCTGCATTATAACCAAATGctgaatttaattaatattcttCAGAAGATTAACAAATTCTCAAGCTGTTAGTTTAATCATTTTCAATTTTGCCATAAAATAATGCACAACACCAACTCGTATGTAcgtgtttttttttcttccaacATAACCTAAAGTCAATTTTATGTTATTGAATTGGTTTCGAATTATCATCATCAACCAAGTTGAGACTTAAATATACATCAAATGACTAAATTACTTATACTTATTTTAATACCAAAGGGCAAAATTAACATACAACATTTTTGAAGAGCAAAcataattcaaaaaatttactTCCCATAACGATAAATATAGAAAAGTTCGAATTTCATAATAACACTTTGCATCAGGTGGggaaaaacaatttttttttttaagtattgCTATGGTAATGTCTTTGACAATTTTGCTATAGAAATAACAAATAAGCAAAGGTCTAAGAAAAAAGTACCAGGGGGTGACCAGAGAAGAATTGCGATTGAAGCAGCCAAAGGAACTGTTTTGTGAATAGCATTGAATGAAGGAAGACAAGAAAAGGACAAAGAAAATTCAGCGTCAGTATCTCTTTTAGACACCGCAATTTGGAACTTCTTTTGATGGTTGCTGTGTTTTTCATACTTAGATGTTGATGGAATCCAAATGAACGATTGAAGTGACAAACAATTCATCACTGGTTTCTCTCTCGCTCAGCCTCTGCTGCTGCAACCTTGGCGTGAGACAGAGATAAGGAAAACTACATCTATATAAAATACAAGGCTCATATTgcttcattatatatatatatatataatttttcattttttttcatttttttcaatgAATAAATTATCATATATAAAAATGATTTAATACCAAATAccactaattataattttaaaatacagATTAATTAAATACTCATCAAAGATGaaataatttaacaaaattagCCAAAATACAATGTAATCAGTTAGGTAATTTTGTTGAACATTTTAgataataattttatcaaatttatctaatttataactattaacttaattatttataatttttatagttaaaattatcactatttaaattttttaattataaatgaTAGTTTGCTCTTTCTTAAGAAAAGATAATATTAAAAGATCCGGACAAGACAACTGTTGGATTCCAAGCTAAACTAATTTGATTTCTAGAAATTCTTAGATTATTACAAGATTTTATATccaattttaatttcatatatatatatatatatatatatatatatatatatatatatatatatatatttggttACACAAtgaaaaaacaattaaaataaagaaaaattattctaaagtaCCATTAAAAAGCTTAAtcattaaaaagaatttttagtattaaaattattaagaagaaccaatttttataatatttaaaaaaaaatattaaatattttttggtaaAGAGAGAAATATATCCTTAGATTATTTTctcatttatttctttcttaTAAAGGTATTTTCTCtccaattttaaatattatagtCAAATCCTTATTGATTCATCTTCATTTACAAGTTATAACAAAGAAATTTGTTGCTGGCTTGCTGCAAATCACTAATTCACTATTAGTAAGTCCTCTAACTTTTAATTTAGCTCTTTTTTCATCGATGTGATAAAATATATGGCCAGTATAATTTGAAAAtgttttcttgtatttttttgtCAAAGGCAGTTAAATTTCATTGCAACGAAAGATCCAAAACAAACATACAAAGGGCTAGAAATGGAAAAGATGCAACGGAAAAGGGAAGTCCTCTTCAGAGTTCAAACAGGGTTACAATCAATTAGGAAAATTTCATCTTATTCTACTATCTATCTCTCTCACTGCTTTTTTAGCTTCCTTCAGGCACAACGATGGGGTTTTATATTTTTCTCGAAGACTAACTCATTCCTCAATTTTCAAAACTGCCAACAGAGATTTGCTGCAAGCTCTATGCTTCCAAAGTTGAGTCTTGCTTGACAAATTCCATTCAAACTACCATTTCCATGCTTCTTCTTCGTAGGTCAAAACAAGAAGCCTAGAGAGATTCCAAACTTCTGTTGAGTCTGCGCACTTCCAAAGTTAGTGAACCGTGAATGACCGTCTCCTCTGCTGAACTGCACTTGGGAGAGCTAATCGTTTGGATCATGTAGTAAAGTTTGTTTAACAGATATACCTTCTTGTAGAACCTTCCAAGTGAAATTCTTGATTTTTAGTTGTGATATGTGATTAAGAGGACATTTTCGTCAAGTTAGAGATAAGGTGTAAAATGACAATCTTATCATGTTTAAAGATCTAAATACATCATGTATTCCAAAAGTTCTTCTCAAAAATAATAGTAGGGAGgcacaaaatttaaatttgttttattagtattaaatttaatttgttcttAGGATTTGTCAAAAAATTTGATTCgattttgatatatttaatagtatttttaggtatttaatatttaaattaaatatgatcTAATCTAATAAGATCAAGTCTAATTTAAATTGGGTATCATATTTTTAcgagtttaaatttaaatcaaatttgttCTGATCTAATAAGATCAaatatgatttaaattagttattagaatcaatttaggagtcatatcttttatttaattttggatttaattattttattctagaAAGATTTAGCCTATTTTTAGACTAATCGGTTAGAAGTCTATTTTAGCAAATTTGTAAGACattttatacaattttttatgaataaatttTATGGGTTTTTTATGCACTTTTTTATGTGTATTCAAGTGAGGTGAGTGATTTGTTTTGCTTGTTGCATGAAGAAATTGAAGGATGCAGTCTAAGATAACTCTTAGTGTTAGTTCTTTCAGTTTTGTCTCTTTGATCTAGGTTGTCATGGATAGATTCTTTAAAGGTTTAATAGAAAAATCCTTCCGGCTATCTAGAAAAAATCAATATCCATCTAtccaactattttttttttatctttttgttttcgCAGTGTCTTTTGTTCGTCGTTCTTTTTTTCTATCATTTGGTATCAGTTACAGGTTGTaggtaaattttaatttatctataCATTCTGGAGTCTTCATCTAGTTTGTgtattttatcttttgtttttgtaattttactttagagtcatattcaacaaaaaaaataaaacatttcaaaaaatagaaaaaaataacacagaagaaaaagagaatttgaaaaaaaagaagtggTGTTCTTGAAATGTGcattacaaaaaaaaaggaggagaatGTCATACAATTAATAAGATTGTTGACTTCATTtttaaagtataaaaaattttgtatttgcTTTAAATTACTCTTGGATATCAATTGGTATTGAAAATTATTCTAGTGTCTCTAAAACTCTAGtaaaatatctctttttgttttgtgtctttGGTCACATAATctgatttatttttctttttaaattgaaagtttttattattaagattATCTTAGTTTggtctatatttttttatttttaaagtacAACTTGTTTATAGCAATCCAAGAGTGAAAAAAGATAAGAGTGTTGAGTTAAATGAGAAAAAAAGTCACAAATTAAGTAAAAACATGAGTATCCTAATCTGAGTGATATATATGACAAGAATATTGTGAGGTCATTATTATACTTTTTACAAGTTTCTAAATCATAATGAATGAGGGTTGATGATGATAATTGAGACGATTAGGGAACTTTATATGAAAGAAAAGTTTTCAAGATGCAAATTCTTACTTTTAAAGGAAAGAATGATgttaaaacttattttgaataGAAAAGAAGGTAGAGTCGATTTTCACATGTTCCAACTtttcagagaaaaagaaggctAGATTAgtaaaaacaaatattttttgacGATACTCGTATTTGGTAGAATGAATTAGGAATATCTCAAAGAAGATATGAAAAAACGGACCAATTTGCACcttggagaagatgaagaaaatcatgaagaagaatCGGTTTATGCCATCATCATACCATAAGGCTTTTTTTGAAAAGCTTTATAAGTTGAAACAAggataaaaatttgtaaaaaaagtACCACAGGGAGTTGTTGAATTTGATGAGAAAGAGTGATGTTGAAAAGGGATACTAAGGTTCTTACGGGACGATTTTTGGTGTGATTAAACCAACAAATTTCATATGAGGTTGAATTTTACTATTATACAATAATAGAGAATCTAGTCAATTTGGCCATTAAAGTGAAAAAGCAATAACAACTTATGACAACTTGGTTCTCTTTAGACTCTAATTCTATGAGGATCTCTAAAGGAATAAAGTTTGTTgataagaaaaaatttaaagatgCAAATATCAAGAAGAATTACATAGATCAACATAAGAAGAAGAGTTCTTCTAATCCTATCTCTAATTCTTCTTCAAGGCAAATTTTGAAAGAATTTTTTAAGTATGTTATAAATAGAAATATGTACTTGGAGAAACCAAAGGTGCAAAAGTTCTCAAAGAGATCCTTAGGATAtgaataatttgaaaaataagagagaaattaaaaaaattaaaaaaaattgagaaaaagaGTAAGTGTTTGAGTAAAAAAAGTTAATACTTGAGTGAAAGAGAGAGTTctgagaaaaagaaagagaggtCAATGAGAGAAAAAGAAACTCAGAGTGATAAATACACTTGTGAGAGAGATCTAAAATATGTTAGCTTAGACAAGAGTGCATTAGTGTCATTAAAGCacagtttttaatttttcatatatCTAACTGTAAGAACCaaaatttttgacaaattttattatgagttaatttcaatttatttatttatttattaaaaactttatttttagaaattattttattataaataactaaaccaagttttgataattaaactagaaattttatttaattttatgatttctgaatatttttttatatttaaattataaatcttagtagttttaaaagaataaagattttatatgaattgatttaaataataagattttaaaatttaatgctttaatttttacaaataaaaaaattaattatattactttatattttaaattaagagTATTGGATTGAAAGTCAATTAGtaaatttgataattaaataatatttttaaaataattttaaggggataaattagattttaaattaaatactgtataccctaattttattaaaatttaccAAACTCAATTTACTCAAAATCTCTAATTTCACATTTGTCCCAAATTAAACTCTAATCCTAAAATCAAACACACAAAACCTAATCCAACCTAACGTACCCACTGCCACACACCACTCAACCCCCCAGccccaaacacaacacaacaGTGGCtgtgaacaaaagaaaaagagaaagagattTGGGACACAgcagaagagaagagaaagagagatcGGAAGGAGGAGAGTGAGGAAGCCATCTGTAGCTGGTGGTCACTGCACCCGCCACCTGCGACGTTCGTCCTCATCGCTCCCAGCTGCGCCGTCGTGGAAGAAAGATGCAACGGAGAGAGAGGGTCCACGGAGGGTCGCCGCCATTCGCACCGTCAGCTTCGCGCAGAGCAACCATGGCCATCGAGGGTCCATCCATACCGTTGCTGAAGCTTGAATGCTGCTGCAACCACCGCGTGTCATCGTCTTTAGATCTGCCGTCATTGGAGCGGTGCTCGACCATCCTCGCTGCGGGAGTTTGTCGCCGAAGGAGGGGAGGTGATAGTGGTGGAAGTTGCCGCCACTATTCTGTCCTACTCACTGAACGGCGCCAGAAACTTATGGCTGTAGCTGCTAGAGGACGCCCCTGCAGCTGCCAAACCCCATCCTACTCCAATTTGGGTTTCGGCTCTGGTTCGTTTATGCCGAGTTTTGTTCTGCCGAGTGTCGGAGCCGCCATCTTCTTGGTAAGCATTTTTGTTTTCGGAATCTTTGAAATCAGTATTCCGATATAAGCTGTTAGAGATTCTGAGCTACTGGTATCGTAGGGTTAAGTTCTGATGATTTCATATCAAAATTAAGGTTGCTGCTGAACCATCAGAGCTTCCAGCCGCTATCGGAGCTGCTGTCCGATCAATTTGGAAGCTGCTACTGTGTCGTTCTATTCTCTTTATCGTCGTGAGATTATTCGGTTCCGTTCTTGTTTATCGCAGTACTCTATTATCAATTATGTTCTAATATTGCTTAATATTCATTCCGCGTTAATTCTAAATTATGTCAGATATGTGGTTGTTGCCGTGATCCTTGCGGTTGCTGTCGATTAACATGAGAATAAGGATTTAATAGGTTTAATTATGCAACTTGCGACTAATCGAGGTAGGGGCCTTTTCAGAAAAAACCATACTTTATAAAttggaattattatatatgaataTTTATGTGAGAAATGTATGTTTACTAAtatttgatgcaccactatttcgtggtacatttTGTGATCAATTTAGGTGGATTTTTATCCACTTtttccacatttattcaatgaaatagcatggtttcatgattttctccttaatttgtgcttaagtataaaacatgctttttaggcccttaattggttgattttaattcacctttgattccactagatgccttgatgtgtttattaagtgatttcagattggaagggctaggaatggatcaaagtgatgaagaggaaaagcatgcaagtggagaactcatggaaaaacaaggatttgggatgctgagatcgacgcgcacgcgcagcAGACGCACACGCATGGAAAGTGAAGTCGCatggtgacgcgtgcgcgtgacatacgcgtacgcgtggattgaaaataccatcgacgcgtacgcgtgacctacgcgtacgcgtcagtgcTCGCACGTGACCCACTTAAAGTGAAtccgctgggggcgatttctgggcttcCCAGGCTCAAATCCAACTCACTTCTAATGCTATTAAACctaaggattgaagggggatcAAGACACATTACATATTAGCACATAGTTTAGTTTAGATCATGCTTTAGTTAGTTTCTGAAGAGAGAAGCTCtatcttctctctagaattaggattaggtttagatctagatctacttTTTCTCTCTTGCTTTAATTTTCCCTTTTCATCTTTAATTATTCTCTTGTAGTTGTAGCATTCTACTTCTCTTGTATTGTTAGTTGTAGTTTATAAATTCTTATGTAGATCTCCATTTCCCTTTCAATGCAACTTATGATTTCCATGTCTTTTCatgtttgcttttgttttccattattgatctcttgcctttgtagttaaaTGTCTCTTTACTTTTTCCAATTCATGTTGTTTACCTTTATTACCTTCTATGTGTTTGAGGAAATGCTTCTTTTAGTTATGAGT
The genomic region above belongs to Arachis stenosperma cultivar V10309 chromosome 5, arast.V10309.gnm1.PFL2, whole genome shotgun sequence and contains:
- the LOC130982495 gene encoding uncharacterized protein LOC130982495 is translated as MNCLSLQSFIWIPSTSKYEKHSNHQKKFQIAVSKRDTDAEFSLSFSCLPSFNAIHKTVPLAASIAILLWSPPAHAGFMSGMTGIESVPGPQLPQIDFLTRLNEENQKKYAENDARFKSSPLLKKLLEQSKLNKEKNRREIENKYCIRGAEWGVGDCSAEGLTPEERENFIAMLKQNAAELEK